The genomic interval GATCTGGATCGGCCCGCCGCCGCAGGCCATCCGCGACCTGGGTGACAAGGTGGCGGCGAGGCACATCGCCCAGCGCGCCGGTGCCCCGCTGGTGGCGGGTACCGCCGACCCGGTCTCCGGCGCGGACGAGGTCGTGGCCTTCGCCGAGGAGCACGGCCTGCCGATCGCCATCAAGGCGGCCTTCGGCGGTGGCGGACGCGGCCTGAAGGTCGCCCGCACCCTCGAAGAGGTTCCCGAGCTGTACGACTCGGCGGTGCGCGAGGCGGTGGCCGCGTTCGGCCGCGGCGAGTGCTTCGTGGAGCGCTACCTCGACCGCCCGCGGCACGTGGAGACCCAGTGCCTGGCCGACAAGCACGGCAACGTGGTCGTCGTCTCCACCCGTGACTGCTCGCTGCAGCGCCGCCACCAGAAGCTGGTCGAGGAGGCGCCCGCGCCCTTCCTCTCCGACGAGCAGGTCGCCGAGCTGTACCGGGCCTCCAAGGCGATCCTCAAGGAGGCCGCCTACGAGGGTGCGGGCACCTGCGAGTTCCTCGTCGGCCAGGACGGCACCATCTCCTTCCTGGAGGTCAACACCCGCCTCCAGGTCGAGCACCCGGTCACCGAGGAAGTCGCCGGCATCGACCTGGTGCGCGAGATGTTCCGCATCGCCGACGGCGAGGAACTCGGCTACGGCGACCCCGAACTGCGCGGTCACTCCTTCGAGTTCCGCATCAACGGCGAGGACCCGGGCCGTAACTTCCTACCGGCCCCCGGCACCGTCACCACGTTCGAGGCGCCCTCCGGCCCGGGCGTCCGCCTGGACGCGGGCGTCGAGGCGGGCTCGGTCATCGGCCCGGCCTGGGACTCCCTGCTGGCCAAGCTGGTCGTCACCGGTGCCACCCGCGAGCAGGCCCTCCAGCGCGCCGCGCGCGCCCTGGAGGAGTTCCAGGTCGAGGGCATGGCCACCGCGATCCCGTTCCACCGCGTGGTGGTCAAGGACCCGGCCTTCGCCCCCGAACTGACGGGCAGCACCGACCCGTTCACGGTCCACACCCGCTGGATCGAGACCGAGTTCGTCAACGACATCAAGCCCTTCGCGGCCCCGACCGACACCGAGGCCGAGGACGACGCGGACCGCGAGACGATCGTCGTCGAGGTCGGCGGCAAGCGCCTGGAGGTCTCCCTGCCCTCCTCCCTCGGCATGTCCCTGGCCCGCACCGGCCTCGCCGCCGGCGCCAAACCCAAGCGCCGCGCGGCCAAGAAGTCCGGCCCCGCGGCCTCCGGCGACACCCTCGCCTCCCCGATGCAGGGCACCATCGTCAAGATCGCCGTCGAGGAAGGCCAAGAGGTCAAGGAGGGCGACCTCATCGTCGTCCTCGAGGCCATGAAGATGGAGCAGCCGCTCAACGCGCACAGGTCCGGCACCATCAAGGGCCTGTCCGCGGAGGTCGGCGCGTCGATCACCTCGGGCGCGGCGATCTGCGAGATCAAGGACTGACCGCACCCTCGTACGCCCTTTGCCCTTACGGCATTCCGAGGCGCCCCGCGGACCGGAGCAGTCGGTCCGCGGGGCG from Streptomyces sp. CC0208 carries:
- a CDS encoding biotin carboxylase N-terminal domain-containing protein, which gives rise to MRKVLIANRGEIAVRVARACRDAGIASVAVYADPDRDALHVRAADEAFALGGDTPATSYLDIEKVLGAARESGADAVHPGYGFLSENAEFAQAVLDAGLIWIGPPPQAIRDLGDKVAARHIAQRAGAPLVAGTADPVSGADEVVAFAEEHGLPIAIKAAFGGGGRGLKVARTLEEVPELYDSAVREAVAAFGRGECFVERYLDRPRHVETQCLADKHGNVVVVSTRDCSLQRRHQKLVEEAPAPFLSDEQVAELYRASKAILKEAAYEGAGTCEFLVGQDGTISFLEVNTRLQVEHPVTEEVAGIDLVREMFRIADGEELGYGDPELRGHSFEFRINGEDPGRNFLPAPGTVTTFEAPSGPGVRLDAGVEAGSVIGPAWDSLLAKLVVTGATREQALQRAARALEEFQVEGMATAIPFHRVVVKDPAFAPELTGSTDPFTVHTRWIETEFVNDIKPFAAPTDTEAEDDADRETIVVEVGGKRLEVSLPSSLGMSLARTGLAAGAKPKRRAAKKSGPAASGDTLASPMQGTIVKIAVEEGQEVKEGDLIVVLEAMKMEQPLNAHRSGTIKGLSAEVGASITSGAAICEIKD